One window of the Streptomyces sp. TS71-3 genome contains the following:
- a CDS encoding YdeI family protein yields MAQNMEIVVFESAEAFEAWLGENHAVSPGIWLKLRKKSPGIVALDYPQALDVALCYGWIDGQKARFDDQWWLQRFSPRKPNSRWSKINRDKVGALTEQGRMRPPGQAEIDRARADGRWDAAYDSARTATVPDDLSAALTADPAAAAFFETLDGQNRYSILYRIQEAKKDETRARRIEKYVAMLAKGEKPNP; encoded by the coding sequence ATGGCCCAGAACATGGAGATCGTCGTATTCGAATCCGCCGAGGCATTCGAGGCATGGCTCGGCGAGAACCACGCCGTCTCGCCCGGCATCTGGCTCAAGCTTCGCAAGAAGAGCCCCGGAATCGTCGCGCTGGACTACCCCCAGGCGCTCGACGTGGCACTCTGCTACGGCTGGATCGACGGCCAGAAGGCCAGGTTCGACGACCAGTGGTGGCTCCAGCGGTTCTCCCCGCGCAAGCCGAACAGCAGGTGGTCCAAGATCAACCGGGACAAGGTCGGCGCCCTCACCGAGCAGGGCCGGATGCGCCCGCCGGGGCAGGCCGAGATCGACCGCGCCAGGGCCGACGGCCGCTGGGACGCGGCCTACGACAGCGCGAGGACGGCCACGGTGCCGGACGACCTCTCGGCGGCCCTGACCGCAGACCCGGCCGCGGCGGCGTTCTTCGAGACGCTGGACGGGCAGAACCGCTACTCGATCCTGTACCGGATACAGGAAGCCAAGAAGGACGAGACCCGGGCGCGCCGGATCGAGAAGTACGTGGCGATGCTGGCGAAGGGCGAGAAGCCGAACCCGTAG
- a CDS encoding ASCH domain-containing protein, giving the protein MTTDAASPNRASLPRIEFAFPGALRDQLVAAILDGSKTSTTGLLLAYEHEGEALPEVGSRSVVIDSDDRPVAVIEVTGVRVVPLAQVDLPHVVDEGEGDTSVAEWRAGHERFWHSDEMRAELDDPEFTVDDATPAVLQRFRLVTDLRAGD; this is encoded by the coding sequence ATGACGACCGATGCGGCCTCGCCGAACCGCGCTTCGTTGCCCAGGATCGAGTTCGCCTTCCCCGGCGCCCTGCGCGACCAGCTCGTCGCAGCGATCCTCGACGGTTCCAAGACCTCCACGACAGGGCTCCTCCTCGCCTACGAGCATGAGGGGGAAGCCCTGCCGGAAGTCGGGAGCCGTTCGGTGGTCATCGACTCGGACGACCGACCTGTCGCCGTCATCGAGGTGACCGGCGTGCGCGTGGTCCCGCTGGCGCAGGTGGATCTCCCTCATGTGGTGGACGAGGGGGAAGGAGACACCAGCGTGGCCGAGTGGCGGGCCGGCCACGAGCGGTTCTGGCACAGCGACGAGATGCGAGCGGAGTTGGACGACCCCGAGTTCACCGTGGACGATGCCACGCCGGCTGTTCTGCAACGATTCCGCCTCGTCACCGACCTTCGCGCCGGCGACTAG
- a CDS encoding RNA-guided endonuclease TnpB family protein, with product MTRQVKRAFKYRFYPTDEQAAELSRTFGCVRLVYNKALEDRTRAWYGQQRRISYVQSSAALTVWKKTEELAFLTEVSSVPLQQALRHLQTAFANFFAKRAKYPRFKSRKRSRASAEYTRSAFTWRDGQLTLAKMTEPLDIRWSRPLPEGTVPTTATVSRDAAGRWFVSLLCEDTIAPTPATTSAVGLDAGITSLVTLSTGEKITNPRHERRDRARLARAQREMSRKAKGSANREKARRKLARTHARIADRRRDFLHKLSTRLACENQTVVIEDLTVRNLLKNGRLARAISDAAWTELRSMLEYKCAWYGRELVVIDRWFPSSKLCGACGTVAAKMPLNVREWTCDCGTTHDRDVNAAKNILAAGLAASACGDGVRPQRESSRTGRSSVKQEPQRATAGIPRL from the coding sequence GTGACGAGGCAGGTCAAGCGGGCTTTCAAGTACCGCTTTTACCCCACGGATGAGCAGGCAGCCGAGCTGTCGCGCACGTTCGGCTGCGTCCGCCTCGTCTACAACAAGGCGCTGGAGGACCGCACGCGGGCCTGGTACGGCCAGCAGCGCCGGATCTCCTACGTGCAGTCCTCGGCCGCACTGACGGTGTGGAAGAAGACCGAGGAACTGGCCTTCCTGACAGAGGTATCCTCCGTCCCGCTCCAGCAGGCCCTGCGCCACCTTCAGACGGCGTTCGCGAACTTCTTCGCCAAGCGCGCCAAGTACCCGCGCTTCAAGTCGCGGAAGAGGTCCCGTGCGTCGGCCGAGTACACCCGAAGCGCCTTCACGTGGCGCGACGGGCAACTGACGCTGGCGAAGATGACCGAGCCGCTGGACATCCGCTGGTCGCGTCCGCTGCCCGAGGGCACGGTGCCGACCACGGCGACCGTTTCCCGCGACGCGGCGGGACGCTGGTTCGTATCCTTGCTGTGCGAGGACACCATCGCCCCGACCCCCGCCACCACGAGCGCGGTCGGTCTGGACGCCGGTATCACCTCCCTGGTGACATTGTCCACCGGGGAGAAGATCACCAACCCTCGACATGAGCGCCGCGACCGCGCCCGCCTGGCCCGTGCGCAGCGGGAAATGTCGCGGAAGGCGAAAGGCTCGGCGAACCGGGAAAAAGCCCGCCGCAAGCTCGCTCGCACCCACGCGCGCATCGCCGACCGGCGCCGCGACTTCCTGCACAAGCTGTCGACTCGACTCGCCTGCGAGAACCAAACAGTCGTGATCGAGGACCTGACCGTGCGCAACCTGCTGAAGAACGGCCGCCTCGCGCGGGCCATCTCGGACGCGGCCTGGACGGAACTGCGCTCCATGCTGGAGTACAAATGCGCCTGGTACGGGCGCGAACTCGTCGTGATCGACCGCTGGTTCCCCTCCAGCAAGCTGTGCGGGGCCTGCGGCACGGTCGCGGCGAAGATGCCGCTGAACGTCCGTGAGTGGACGTGCGACTGCGGCACCACGCACGATCGCGACGTGAACGCCGCGAAGAACATTCTGGCCGCCGGGCTGGCGGCGTCTGCCTGTGGAGACGGTGTAAGACCTCAACGGGAGTCCTCCCGGACGGGGCGGTCGTCGGTGAAGCAGGAACCCCAGCGGGCGACCGCTGGAATCCCCCGCCTTTAG
- a CDS encoding P-loop ATPase, Sll1717 family, producing the protein MTAKPGAIRSCPEITRGGSTSLAESSALQRLNFGYEDAERDIAGGLLRESFIRTVAYEATVSGRKMLIIGRKGSGKSAICMQIAARGTRGTQPRGTQPEGPEGTILITPDDAVGNELRRFELQGLTGDTARSLVWRYICAVHAARHLVTHATRAPGRLRNHRTIRVLRRFLKANGELSNQDLGGRLAGMVRGLQTTSLSLEAFGIRTGVEMSLAPSEGAQAIRQLEVVEQGVADAFAELDWADRQQPLLLLVDQLEQVWSAEPDAHSMIIGLLLAAKHITARYRGAMHCLVFLRSDIYDSLSFPDGDKFRGDELRLGWSDDSLMELALTRARASVGTSLTSDQLWTELFPALIAGEPTTEFLLRRVLPRPRDVIQYLNLSRDTAVQNGHDRIREADVVAAARQFSEWKLRDLSQEYLVAYPYLERLFPLFQNTGYIVMRNVLASRLEQTATTLHNQFPAYAHSITLPGVVDTLYSVGFIGVRRGNDVVYAGGPDLAVQPYESEFHVHPCFREALGATSAVDIHAYTPLVLGAIEARVAGGYVLNSTFRSPGAGREHRLLQDLSRSCRTILDRIGRAVDIPGQTRQEITTQVSRIVRDARKASDALDEGREINVGDHVIAAATYLGALAAQIRASGLHGMAGADSVSAGIADEARRLTAAAGGSSGGSGASS; encoded by the coding sequence GTGACGGCGAAACCCGGGGCCATACGGAGTTGCCCGGAGATCACCAGGGGCGGGAGTACGTCATTGGCCGAGTCCTCCGCTCTCCAGCGGTTGAATTTCGGGTACGAGGACGCCGAGCGGGACATCGCCGGCGGGCTTCTGCGTGAGAGCTTCATTCGGACCGTGGCCTATGAGGCGACGGTATCCGGAAGGAAAATGCTCATCATCGGAAGAAAGGGGTCCGGAAAGAGCGCGATCTGTATGCAGATCGCGGCGCGGGGGACGCGGGGGACGCAGCCGCGAGGCACGCAGCCGGAGGGCCCCGAAGGCACGATCCTCATCACCCCCGACGACGCGGTGGGCAACGAGCTGCGCCGCTTCGAGCTTCAGGGCCTCACGGGCGACACCGCCAGATCCCTCGTCTGGCGCTACATATGCGCGGTTCACGCCGCCCGCCACCTCGTCACGCACGCCACCAGGGCACCCGGCAGGCTCCGGAACCACAGGACGATCCGGGTGCTGCGGCGCTTCCTGAAGGCCAACGGCGAGCTGTCGAACCAGGACCTCGGCGGCCGGCTCGCGGGGATGGTCCGCGGGCTCCAGACGACGTCGCTCTCCCTCGAAGCGTTCGGGATCAGGACGGGCGTGGAGATGAGCCTCGCACCGTCCGAGGGCGCCCAGGCGATCCGCCAGCTCGAAGTCGTCGAGCAGGGCGTCGCCGACGCCTTCGCCGAACTGGACTGGGCGGACCGGCAGCAGCCGCTGCTCCTGCTGGTCGACCAGCTCGAACAGGTGTGGTCGGCCGAGCCGGACGCCCACTCGATGATCATCGGTCTGCTGCTGGCCGCCAAGCACATCACGGCCCGCTACCGCGGCGCGATGCACTGCCTCGTCTTCCTCCGCTCCGACATCTACGACTCCCTCTCGTTCCCGGACGGCGACAAGTTCCGGGGCGACGAGCTGCGCCTCGGCTGGTCGGACGACTCCCTCATGGAACTGGCGCTCACCAGGGCACGCGCGTCGGTCGGCACCTCGCTGACCTCCGACCAGTTGTGGACCGAGCTGTTTCCCGCCCTGATCGCAGGCGAGCCGACCACGGAGTTCCTGCTGCGGCGCGTGCTCCCGAGGCCCCGCGACGTCATCCAGTACCTCAACCTGTCGCGTGACACCGCCGTGCAGAACGGCCACGACCGGATACGCGAGGCGGACGTGGTCGCGGCGGCCCGGCAGTTCTCGGAGTGGAAGCTCCGGGACCTGTCCCAGGAATACCTGGTTGCCTACCCCTACCTGGAGCGTCTTTTCCCGCTCTTCCAGAACACGGGGTACATCGTCATGCGGAACGTTCTCGCCAGCCGCCTGGAACAGACGGCGACCACGCTGCACAACCAGTTTCCGGCATACGCGCACTCGATCACGCTGCCCGGTGTCGTCGACACCCTCTACTCGGTCGGTTTCATAGGCGTCCGGCGCGGTAACGACGTGGTCTACGCGGGAGGCCCCGACCTGGCCGTGCAGCCGTACGAGTCGGAGTTCCACGTCCACCCGTGCTTCCGGGAGGCGCTGGGCGCGACGAGCGCGGTGGACATCCACGCGTACACCCCTCTGGTCCTGGGCGCGATCGAGGCGAGGGTCGCCGGGGGATACGTCCTCAACTCCACGTTCAGGTCGCCCGGCGCCGGCCGTGAGCACCGCCTGCTCCAGGACCTGTCGCGCTCCTGCCGGACGATCCTCGACCGTATCGGCCGCGCGGTGGACATCCCCGGTCAGACGCGGCAGGAGATCACCACCCAGGTGAGCCGGATCGTGCGCGACGCGCGGAAGGCGTCGGACGCCCTGGACGAAGGCCGCGAGATCAACGTCGGTGACCACGTCATCGCGGCCGCGACCTATCTCGGAGCCCTGGCGGCGCAGATCAGGGCGAGCGGATTGCACGGCATGGCCGGCGCGGACAGCGTGAGCGCCGGGATCGCGGACGAGGCGCGGCGGCTGACGGCCGCCGCCGGAGGGTCTTCGGGGGGCTCCGGTGCCAGTAGCTGA
- a CDS encoding LLM class flavin-dependent oxidoreductase, with translation MKFGILFRPQDPPNAEGIVQRWQEILTAARVAEESGFDGLFVPEHHMMPDGYPPSPWAALGALAAITERVDIGTTIHLLPFEHPVHVAEHGAMVDILSNGRLRLGVGLGNFPSEFELFGLDARRQVSRFEEGIEIVQRAWAGEELDFHGKHFDVKGRITPKPVSPELWVGAMSEPGVRRAARFGAPWPTDPLHNIEVMRYWTELYRAAGEEYGTSDKLAVNLLRDAWVGDSLEEVERVWWPHVRADHWFYFEKVPRWVAEREPFLEGVTKEEDFTFDRHRRDRLIVGSPDDCIASVRAFQEAIDPAYLIMTFRMANGPGHEEELACIRRFGREVIPAFRTTEG, from the coding sequence ATGAAGTTCGGCATCCTGTTCCGTCCCCAGGACCCGCCCAACGCCGAGGGCATCGTGCAGCGTTGGCAGGAGATCCTCACGGCCGCCCGCGTGGCCGAGGAGTCCGGGTTCGACGGGCTGTTCGTGCCCGAGCACCACATGATGCCGGACGGCTATCCGCCCTCCCCGTGGGCGGCGCTCGGCGCGCTGGCGGCGATCACCGAGCGGGTCGACATAGGCACCACGATCCACCTGCTCCCCTTCGAGCATCCGGTCCACGTCGCCGAGCACGGCGCGATGGTCGACATCCTGTCCAACGGGCGCCTGCGCCTCGGTGTCGGCCTGGGCAACTTCCCGTCGGAGTTCGAGCTGTTCGGGCTCGACGCGAGGCGCCAGGTGTCGCGGTTCGAGGAGGGCATCGAGATCGTGCAGCGCGCGTGGGCGGGCGAGGAGCTCGACTTCCACGGCAAGCACTTCGACGTCAAGGGCCGTATCACGCCGAAGCCGGTGAGCCCCGAGCTGTGGGTGGGCGCGATGTCCGAACCCGGTGTGCGGCGTGCGGCGCGCTTCGGCGCCCCGTGGCCGACCGATCCGCTGCACAACATCGAGGTCATGCGCTACTGGACGGAGCTGTATCGCGCCGCGGGCGAGGAGTACGGCACCTCGGACAAGCTCGCGGTCAACCTCCTGCGCGATGCCTGGGTGGGCGACTCGCTGGAGGAGGTCGAGCGCGTGTGGTGGCCGCACGTCCGCGCCGACCACTGGTTCTACTTCGAGAAGGTCCCCCGGTGGGTGGCGGAACGGGAGCCGTTCCTTGAGGGCGTGACGAAGGAGGAGGACTTCACGTTCGACCGCCATCGGCGCGACCGCCTGATAGTCGGCAGCCCCGACGACTGCATCGCTTCGGTCCGCGCGTTCCAGGAGGCGATCGACCCCGCGTACCTGATCATGACGTTCCGTATGGCGAACGGGCCCGGCCACGAGGAGGAGCTGGCGTGCATACGCCGGTTCGGACGCGAGGTCATCCCCGCGTTCCGGACCACGGAAGGCTAG
- a CDS encoding serine/threonine-protein kinase has translation MPVAERPAAGEAGTWRIGDRIADTYEVRAVLGEGGMGVVYRVRHLGWDTDLAVKSPLGPRMRDGAARERFIREAETWVGFGPHPHVCTCHYLRTLDGVPRIFVEYLDAGSLAHWIADGRLYLGAPREVMARVLDIAIQTAWGLIHAHDQGVVHQDVKPANILLDSAGSVKITDFGLARAQAPVVPDAASGTYDEIPADGDHTLRVSYGGMTRAYASPEQYTRSAVGRRSDVWSFAVSLLEMIVGGITWGAGPAAGAVLAALRADGFRTRAAGVEVSAALDDLLARCLRTDPATRPDMAQVVGELTALYTAIADDPYPRSLPHPGELRADELNNRALSLLDLDRGDEAVVLLQEAAVADPQHPEVAYNHGLLQWRSGARTDEELLNELQAVGENSGAPSRVRPLLARVHLERGDAESAAALIEGPGESRPPSKTPEISEISEIEDLRRGLATVRGSGGRASGPIGQSDATGHGDLIGHIETGSPVELTADSRHAWWHSRDPEAADGGQNPVTVWELPTGRELCTLAGHGETVYGVALTPDGRQALTASGDGTVRVWDVPTGRCVRVLKGHVMNERRNNESVFSVCPVPGRRTVLSSAADDTVREWDLETGACLRVIAIDYDDAPALPDDYVPFGFAGAAGAELCVTADRRLILCSRGGLIWVWDYATGRVRHVLAGHTNSVTSLCTTPDGRYSLSGSIDTTVRVWDLATGRQVRAPLAHGSSLSSVYATADGEHAITRDHAARVWELATGRCVRTIAARSAGLEPGGRRVLHISASGDVHGTEWRAAVPASFQVSRPRSSGDLLEAQAEVALLVERALDAKAEGDIPSALSLLREARQKPGYERASHVVDAWHQLYDHCARTGLRTVRPTAVFTGFLESVDAVGLTTDGAYAVSSSHDGKVQLWDLSSRRPVRELNSEPTVIRSLCLTPDGSHMVASLFKIICVWDTRSWELRHTWEQPASIELIHAMPDGQRVVSSDRDRNVRVWNLVTGQCEITFSISYGAGNFPSGSVLCLTADGRHVVTTHNDGALLLWDLSTGSCARVLNSGSGSVRLGCATGDGRYLVTADHDGPLRVWDLLTGACTRTLTGHTDDVYALTITGDDRHALSAGADGAVRVWDLSTGRCLRTLTGHTNSVWALSLTPDGNRAVSGATDATMRVWELDWDLAARDPESWMSEIEPYLEVFLARCAEQRNATLPGGPGRPSRSQEAGRRERTGRSEKTGRAERTGRAEKTGRAERTGRAEKTAPAEDAGEVWTDRDVELLWRKLTALGYGGLREESVRSELRRLARAARTADPRQLRPGDAKPYQAVVLSSLAREHAAAGRIEAAVEAGERALGIRRHITDVTPEAGRHELIAALQRHAYWLGELRRLDDAVEVNEEAIRHCRNVADPYRAARLSPLMHNHYLFLRRAKRRDETEKWFRTMHSEFAASTHATYLPGLEYPLEPVNPARLQQDMASVRDLLSQYENMAPDNQHRLPGLVVSLSALTRLLAHAGEALDARASFYQLVGNWRRWLKRTPNDQSIPLAIGTEVLEVSELVGATILRKSIRRSLRLP, from the coding sequence GTGCCAGTAGCTGAACGGCCGGCGGCGGGAGAGGCGGGGACCTGGCGCATCGGCGACCGCATCGCCGACACGTACGAGGTGCGTGCCGTCCTGGGCGAGGGCGGCATGGGTGTCGTCTACCGGGTCAGGCACCTGGGCTGGGACACCGACCTCGCCGTCAAGTCGCCGCTCGGGCCCAGGATGCGCGACGGCGCCGCCCGCGAGCGGTTCATCCGGGAGGCCGAGACGTGGGTGGGGTTCGGCCCGCACCCGCACGTGTGCACCTGCCACTACCTGCGCACGCTGGACGGGGTCCCCCGGATCTTCGTCGAGTACCTGGACGCGGGAAGCCTGGCGCACTGGATCGCCGACGGCCGCCTCTACCTGGGCGCGCCCCGGGAGGTGATGGCCCGCGTGCTGGACATCGCGATCCAGACCGCCTGGGGCCTGATCCACGCCCATGACCAGGGCGTGGTCCACCAGGACGTCAAGCCCGCCAACATCCTGCTCGACAGCGCGGGGAGCGTGAAGATCACCGACTTCGGGCTGGCGCGCGCCCAGGCGCCCGTCGTCCCCGATGCCGCGAGCGGAACGTACGACGAGATCCCGGCGGACGGTGACCACACCCTGAGGGTGTCCTACGGAGGCATGACGCGGGCGTACGCCTCCCCCGAGCAGTACACGCGCTCCGCGGTGGGCCGGCGCAGCGACGTGTGGAGCTTCGCCGTGAGCCTCCTCGAAATGATCGTGGGCGGCATCACCTGGGGCGCGGGGCCCGCCGCGGGCGCCGTGCTCGCCGCGCTCCGCGCCGACGGGTTCCGCACCAGGGCGGCAGGGGTCGAGGTGTCGGCGGCCCTGGACGACCTGCTGGCACGGTGCCTTCGCACCGACCCCGCGACACGACCCGACATGGCCCAGGTCGTCGGCGAGCTGACCGCCCTGTACACCGCCATCGCCGACGACCCCTACCCGCGGTCGTTGCCGCACCCAGGCGAACTGCGTGCCGACGAGCTGAACAACCGGGCCCTCTCGCTCCTGGACCTCGACCGGGGCGACGAGGCGGTGGTCCTCCTCCAGGAGGCCGCCGTCGCCGACCCGCAGCACCCCGAGGTGGCCTACAACCACGGGCTGCTCCAGTGGCGCTCCGGCGCCAGGACCGACGAGGAGTTGCTCAACGAGCTTCAGGCCGTGGGCGAGAACAGCGGCGCCCCCAGCCGCGTCCGTCCCCTGCTCGCCCGCGTCCACCTCGAACGCGGCGACGCCGAGTCCGCCGCCGCGCTGATCGAGGGGCCCGGGGAGTCCCGGCCTCCGTCGAAGACGCCGGAGATATCGGAGATATCGGAGATAGAGGACCTTCGACGGGGGCTCGCCACGGTGCGCGGGTCCGGCGGGCGCGCCAGTGGTCCCATCGGCCAGAGCGACGCCACCGGCCACGGTGACCTCATCGGCCACATCGAGACCGGCAGTCCGGTGGAACTGACCGCGGACAGCCGTCATGCCTGGTGGCACAGCCGTGATCCCGAGGCTGCGGACGGCGGGCAGAACCCCGTGACGGTCTGGGAGCTCCCCACCGGCAGAGAGCTGTGCACGCTCGCGGGCCATGGCGAAACCGTCTACGGCGTCGCCCTGACCCCGGACGGGCGCCAGGCACTGACCGCGAGCGGCGACGGGACGGTCCGCGTCTGGGACGTGCCGACCGGACGCTGTGTCCGTGTCCTCAAGGGCCACGTCATGAACGAGCGCAGGAACAACGAATCCGTCTTCTCGGTCTGCCCCGTCCCCGGCCGCCGCACCGTGCTGTCCTCCGCGGCGGACGACACCGTACGCGAGTGGGACCTGGAAACCGGTGCCTGCCTGCGGGTGATCGCGATCGACTACGACGACGCGCCGGCGCTCCCGGACGACTACGTTCCCTTCGGCTTCGCCGGGGCCGCCGGGGCCGAGCTGTGCGTCACCGCCGACCGCCGCCTCATCCTGTGCTCACGCGGCGGGCTGATCTGGGTCTGGGACTACGCGACCGGGCGCGTCCGCCACGTCCTGGCCGGCCACACCAACAGCGTGACGTCGCTCTGCACGACCCCGGACGGACGCTACTCCCTGTCGGGGAGCATCGACACCACGGTGCGCGTGTGGGACCTGGCCACCGGCCGCCAGGTCCGGGCCCCGCTCGCCCACGGCAGCTCGCTGAGCTCCGTGTACGCGACAGCCGACGGGGAGCACGCGATCACCCGTGACCACGCGGCCCGGGTGTGGGAGCTGGCCACGGGGCGGTGCGTCCGCACCATCGCAGCGAGGTCGGCGGGGCTGGAGCCCGGCGGCCGTCGGGTCCTGCACATCTCCGCGTCCGGGGATGTGCACGGCACGGAATGGCGCGCCGCCGTCCCCGCCTCGTTCCAGGTCTCGCGCCCCCGCTCCTCCGGGGACCTCCTGGAAGCGCAGGCGGAGGTGGCCCTCCTCGTCGAACGGGCGCTCGACGCGAAGGCCGAAGGCGACATCCCCAGCGCCCTCTCCCTTCTCCGGGAAGCCCGGCAGAAGCCCGGATACGAGCGCGCCTCGCACGTCGTCGACGCCTGGCACCAGCTCTACGACCACTGTGCGCGCACCGGCCTGCGGACGGTCCGTCCCACGGCGGTGTTCACGGGCTTCCTGGAATCCGTGGACGCGGTGGGACTCACCACTGACGGCGCGTACGCCGTGTCCAGCAGCCACGACGGGAAAGTGCAGCTCTGGGACCTCTCAAGCCGGCGCCCGGTCAGGGAGTTGAACAGTGAACCGACCGTCATCCGGTCGCTCTGCCTCACACCCGACGGCTCGCACATGGTGGCCTCACTTTTCAAGATCATCTGCGTGTGGGACACCCGATCCTGGGAGCTTCGCCACACGTGGGAGCAGCCGGCCAGTATCGAGCTGATCCACGCGATGCCGGACGGTCAGCGCGTGGTCTCCAGCGACCGCGATCGAAACGTGCGGGTGTGGAATCTGGTCACGGGCCAGTGCGAGATCACCTTCTCCATCTCCTACGGCGCGGGGAACTTCCCCTCGGGGAGCGTCCTGTGCCTGACCGCCGACGGGCGGCATGTCGTGACCACGCACAACGACGGTGCCCTCCTGCTCTGGGACCTGTCGACCGGATCGTGCGCACGCGTCCTCAACAGCGGTTCGGGCTCCGTCAGGCTGGGTTGCGCCACCGGCGACGGCCGCTATCTCGTGACCGCCGACCACGACGGCCCTCTCCGCGTCTGGGATCTGCTCACCGGCGCGTGCACGCGCACGCTCACCGGGCACACCGACGACGTCTATGCGCTGACCATCACCGGCGACGACCGCCATGCGCTGTCCGCCGGCGCGGACGGAGCCGTCCGCGTCTGGGACCTGTCGACCGGCCGCTGCTTGCGCACGCTCACCGGGCACACCAACTCGGTCTGGGCACTGAGCCTCACCCCGGACGGGAACCGCGCCGTGTCCGGCGCCACCGACGCCACCATGCGGGTCTGGGAACTCGACTGGGACCTCGCCGCGCGGGATCCGGAGTCCTGGATGAGCGAGATCGAGCCCTATCTTGAGGTCTTCCTCGCCCGATGCGCCGAGCAGCGGAACGCGACGCTGCCGGGCGGTCCCGGCCGGCCTTCCCGGTCCCAGGAGGCCGGACGCCGGGAGCGGACCGGCCGCTCGGAGAAGACCGGCCGGGCGGAGAGGACCGGCCGGGCGGAGAAGACCGGCCGGGCGGAGAGGACCGGCCGGGCGGAGAAGACTGCCCCAGCGGAGGACGCCGGCGAGGTCTGGACCGATCGGGACGTCGAACTCCTGTGGCGCAAGCTGACCGCCTTGGGGTACGGCGGCCTGCGTGAGGAGAGCGTCCGCAGTGAGCTTCGGCGTCTGGCGCGGGCCGCCCGCACCGCGGATCCCCGGCAGCTCAGGCCGGGCGACGCGAAGCCCTATCAGGCGGTGGTCCTCTCCAGCCTGGCGAGGGAACACGCCGCGGCCGGGAGGATCGAGGCAGCGGTCGAGGCCGGTGAACGGGCCCTGGGAATCCGGCGGCACATCACCGACGTCACCCCGGAGGCGGGCCGCCACGAGCTGATCGCAGCTCTCCAACGACACGCCTACTGGCTGGGAGAGCTGCGACGGCTGGACGACGCCGTCGAGGTCAACGAAGAGGCCATCCGGCACTGCCGAAACGTCGCGGATCCCTACCGGGCAGCACGCCTCTCCCCGCTCATGCACAACCATTACCTGTTCCTCCGCCGGGCAAAGCGACGGGACGAGACCGAGAAGTGGTTCCGGACGATGCACAGCGAGTTCGCCGCGAGCACCCATGCGACGTATCTCCCGGGACTGGAGTACCCCCTCGAACCGGTGAACCCCGCTCGCCTCCAGCAGGACATGGCCTCCGTCCGGGACCTGCTCTCCCAGTACGAGAACATGGCTCCCGACAATCAGCACCGGCTCCCCGGCCTCGTCGTCTCCCTCTCTGCCCTGACCCGATTGCTCGCCCACGCAGGGGAAGCCCTGGACGCGCGGGCCTCCTTCTACCAGCTCGTCGGGAACTGGAGGCGGTGGCTGAAGCGGACTCCGAACGATCAGAGCATTCCGCTGGCCATCGGAACCGAGGTGCTGGAGGTCTCGGAACTGGTGGGAGCCACAATCCTCAGAAAGAGCATCCGGCGCTCCCTGAGGCTTCCTTAG
- a CDS encoding phosphotransferase family protein: MDEVNVVVAHSERATLRVGDVFLKVDADQARIDVEVEAMALVPVPTPEVLWRKPPVLAIAAVPGTALGRLGEPSTASPSAWAAAGAAIRRLHEAPLPPWTGRRRRGPDELAAELDRECELLVTKGVLPAGLVTRNRQVAEAAIRPWTPAFTHGDLQAEHVFMDGDEVTGIIDWSEAGPGDALFDLATLTLGHEENLDDVIAGYGTDVDRAVIRAWWSLRSLLGVRWLVDHGFDPSAPGCEVDVLKSRM, encoded by the coding sequence ATGGATGAGGTCAATGTCGTCGTCGCCCATTCCGAGCGTGCGACCCTGCGCGTCGGCGACGTGTTCTTGAAGGTGGACGCCGATCAGGCGCGCATCGACGTCGAGGTCGAGGCGATGGCCCTGGTGCCGGTCCCGACTCCGGAGGTCCTGTGGCGCAAGCCGCCCGTGCTCGCGATCGCCGCCGTCCCGGGGACGGCGCTCGGCCGTCTCGGTGAGCCGTCGACCGCGTCTCCGTCGGCGTGGGCCGCGGCGGGCGCCGCCATCCGGCGGTTGCACGAGGCGCCGTTGCCGCCCTGGACCGGCCGGCGCCGCCGGGGTCCCGACGAGCTGGCGGCGGAACTCGACCGCGAGTGCGAGCTGCTCGTGACAAAGGGTGTCCTGCCCGCCGGCCTGGTCACCCGCAACCGCCAGGTCGCCGAGGCCGCGATCCGGCCGTGGACTCCGGCGTTCACGCACGGCGACCTTCAGGCCGAGCACGTTTTCATGGACGGCGACGAGGTCACCGGCATCATCGACTGGTCCGAGGCGGGCCCGGGTGACGCCCTGTTCGACCTCGCCACCCTGACCCTCGGACACGAGGAAAACCTCGATGACGTCATCGCCGGTTACGGCACCGACGTCGACCGCGCCGTGATCCGCGCGTGGTGGTCGTTGCGAAGCCTGCTGGGGGTTCGCTGGCTGGTCGACCACGGCTTCGACCCGTCCGCACCGGGCTGCGAGGTCGACGTGCTGAAATCCCGGATGTGA